DNA sequence from the Liolophura sinensis isolate JHLJ2023 chromosome 1, CUHK_Ljap_v2, whole genome shotgun sequence genome:
aaaaatacaaagtaacaaCATGATACCatgatcaaatgtttaaaatagcTTTAAATCTACACCTGcatatatattgatgtaaaatACTGAgataatacaaaaacatacagaagtaattaaatatgtataattAATAATCAAATACCCATAATTCATATTGGTCAGATCAATATTAATGCCTATTATATTTCACcaagaatttgaaaataaaaatcttattgtacatacttgtatatacaatatagaaCAGCTGTGAACAGTAATGACTTACTGTCAGTCTCAGCAAGACTAGTatgtattttacattcatttattcacgtTTTAATGCATAAGTGTTACACTAGAGTCATACACTAATTATTACACTTGATGAATGCATTTTTGCATAAAGTACTAAATACTACTAACATGAAACTAACTAATGAGATGGATATTCTGAGATGAAAAGTATTTTTtccactgtcagtcaatttcTCGTAATGTCATTAAATTGGTTAGTAAGGTTATAACCGACACTACTTAGTATTGCAAATCTTGAACAAGTAACTAAATGTGCATACAACCCATTCAACGGCATAAAGAAACCATCATAAAAGCCTTCATTCGTTTTAAGAAAAATTGACCACAggtaaaaaaatctgaaagaatTTGCAAGCCGCAAAAAAATCCTTTCACTTTACAACAGTCTTCGCTGCTCACTGCGAAGATTAATTCTAATCtgcttatttatctatttaattggGGTTTAAATCTGCACTAAAGCATACTTCACTTAGTTTACAAGTAAAAAGACAttcgaaaagaaaaacaagtatTCAAGTTAAAACAACGAGTATTCCacagaaaacacacaaacaacacaTACCAACAATACTTATCTTAACATTccctcaaaaattaaaaaacaagatGATACATGACAGATTTTGAAGTCAAGAAGAGCAAGGTCTATGCCATGgttatgtacaatatacatcGATGGTCAACAAGGTGGATTTTCTTCATCACAGTCTTGTGTAGATCCATATTCCTTTGCCAAgtgacatttctgttttgtggCCACTCACAATAAAAAACATCTGACGATGCcaataattataaaaatgtCATTCTGAAATATCCCAATGTATATGTGTCTCCAAAAAAAcgtgaagaaataaaatcatCTTAGCAGAATAAAAATTTCATGTTATGAAAGATCTCTGTTTGCTTTTCACACATGTTGTTTCATATTGTTTGCAGTTAGGTGCTTGCCATCTTACGTTGTGGAATGATTTTACACTTTTCCACGCGCAGAGAGAAACTGATCCAGTTTGTTGATGGCATCATGGCGGGTCATAGGACCATAGCATAGCGATGCAATTGGGATGGCATTGGAATTGACATCTTTGAGCGTGTTGCTGTTGGCAGAATTCATTGTTAGTTCATCAGTGTCATCGGCAGCCTGAGGAACTGAGCCAGGATTGGCTTGCTGCTCAGAAGACTGACAGCTCATTGCATCATTGTAAATCTCTTCAGGCTGTGCAGTTAACACAGCTGGTGTTGATGTCCGCACGTTTGCCGAAAGTGGGCTTGGTGCTGGCGTCGTTGAAACCACTTTAGTTGGCGTAGCTGGTGTTGGCAAAGCTGTTGTAGACAGAGGTGGTGTTGACACAGGTGTCGTTGACGTAGGTGGTGTTGACACAGATGTGTTTGATGTAGGTGGTGTTGACACAGGTGGCCTTGACGTAGGTGGTGTTGACACAGATGTGTTTGATGTAGGTGGTGTTGACGCAGGTGGCCTTGACGCTGATGCTGGCAACACATCTGCGCAGATATCCTTCGCTAATGAATAAATACCAGATTGAGTTATCTCCTCTTTCCTTGTCTTGACCTTTGACACCTGTGAGTAGAGCCCCTCAATGGGCTGATCAACACTTACGTAGGCCTCGCTATAGCCGGAATTCCCCACATTACCATCAGCTGACCCTGCAGGCTTACCCTTCTCACCCTCCTGTCTTCTTTCTCCTTGTTCCTCTTTTAGCTTCTTACATTCAGTGTACAGATCTGACCTTTTTGGCATAACCTCCGAGTATAACGGAGGCTCTTCTGGTTGAGATTCAGTGGGCGACATGTTACCTGGAGTGGTGCCTGGGGGTCCCCTCAGGGTGTCTACAGTCATACACACTCCCCTATTGCGAGGGGCTGGGATAGGTCTGTTCTCATGGCCGGGTGATTTAGGAATTAGACTTGGTTTCGGAAGGAGAGGTGGTGGAGTCTTTAGTCTGCAAAAcatatcttcttttttttagcttttcacatttgctttatttatttaattgtagtTGATGAGAAACTGTCGCATGCACTTCCACCTATCAACCTATGATGACGGTCAGTTTACCAGTAGAGTAccagtaaaccactgaccttcagcaagttactgatgagcttttccacatgtgatatGCAGAtctgcacaccatactggtggaagacaatgtCAAAtggtcttccacaaatatgcaAATGGCCGTGgttgactgcttattgtcacacCAAAGCACAATGAGTAGTGAGAACGAGGCAATCTACAAATCCCCTGCCAAAGGCAGATTTTGAACCTATACTTTGTGTGTCATAGTTTTTGCTCCCTACCTGATAGATTAAGACGATACCAGAAGGCACTGCAAGAAT
Encoded proteins:
- the LOC135475980 gene encoding uncharacterized protein LOC135475980 isoform X2, whose amino-acid sequence is MKRGVTGRPASSITDSECTVVVLQGVLDKVSKIGFNSRKLCVLTKSEFFYYSDHKARGSVKHVSLQDVQAVKRDHSSKGFQFEIITHHKTETFAADSLEICQQWLKAIQSTLLTNRRISVSSANSGGMESTRSPVAKYGGHPNEEVDIDDEGPKIASGKNSSQPDMPTFKLHAYETVDLDDEDKPKIDNPKEDEPNIDNPKEDKPKIDKPKEDKPKIKPATRGVCSTVDALGGPPDTVLSQGNPSTQPKSSEKHNLAPISSDSHKPARLKTPPPLLPKPSLIPKSPGHENRPIPAPRNRGVCMTVDTLRGPPGTTPGNMSPTESQPEEPPLYSEVMPKRSDLYTECKKLKEEQGERRQEGEKGKPAGSADGNVGNSGYSEAYVSVDQPIEGLYSQVSKVKTRKEEITQSGIYSLAKDICADVLPASASRPPASTPPTSNTSVSTPPTSRPPVSTPPTSNTSVSTPPTSTTPVSTPPLSTTALPTPATPTKVVSTTPAPSPLSANVRTSTPAVLTAQPEEIYNDAMSCQSSEQQANPGSVPQAADDTDELTMNSANSNTLKDVNSNAIPIASLCYGPMTRHDAINKLDQFLSARGKV